A window of Solea solea chromosome 18, fSolSol10.1, whole genome shotgun sequence contains these coding sequences:
- the prorp gene encoding mitochondrial ribonuclease P catalytic subunit isoform X2: protein MGLNFLSKVLICLRARQCFLNELKSSQLLPTSRCLSSRDSNSNSGGRQNTAGQNRDGHRGMKYNIIRPRQGTLWEDSLDRGDNGFTGKRKQSIPKSVFSAGTAKRTAEMLKKKTALAAEDEEEPEKELDVKATRRAGKLQPPDRPLTIVEWRELKESVGNLPRFDIKMIGALFSSGAELGIAKSLLTFVAMETGTLSYELLLRYLTLCVRGGHDAEVFDVYGIMRGCFSTLDTGASSLFIKSFSRTARWREAVNILHEMKVVTPSPRNYGDVIAAAMLHGDMTTAWALYDELIENGLSPQQDTWETLFKGVKRTTEVEADNISHSEYEERLRGILSGMRNNQIYPQYNLVSSIKSWFESLPGQKWTGNWTSATPKGLCRCCGSELESIQLTTDEYQELKDRVMTDIIQGRDVFNKTTPEELELFKEFVKRRPSFDVVVDGLNVANANKDRSKQSATLLAVVSELERQGLTVLVLGRKHMLRPSKSWERHNMNLIQRKAHCFFTDNILGITVGS from the exons ATGGGTCTCAACTTCTTATCTAAAGTCCTAATATGCTTGAGAGCCCGACAGTGTTTTCTGAATGAGTTAAAGTCATCACAGCTTCTTCCCACGTCACGCTGTCTGAGCTCCAGAGACTCAAACTCCAACTCAGGGGGCAGACAAAATACTGCCGGACAAAACAGGGATGGACACAGAGGAATGAAATATAACATCATCAGACCAAGACAGGGGACATTATGGGAAGACTCACTGGATAGAGGAGATAATGGCTTCACTGGAAAACGGAAACAGTCCATCCCCAaatctgtgttttctgctgGGACAGCGAAAAGGACGGCAGAGAtgctgaagaagaaaacagctcTGGCTgcggaggatgaagaggagccAGAGAAGGAGCTTGACGTGAAAGCAACTAGACGAGCAG GAAAGCTGCAGCCTCCTGATCGACCACTTACCATCGTCGAGTGGAGGGAGCTGAAGGAGTCTGTGGGAAATCTGCCACGCTTTGACATCAAGATGATTGGTGCACTGTTTTCCTCTGGAGCAGAGCTGGGGATTGCCAA GTCTCTGCTGACAtttgttgccatggaaacggGAACTCTGTCCTATGAGCTGTTATTACGGTACCTCacgctgtgtgtgcgtggcggTCATGATGCTGAGGTGTTTGATGTCTATGGAATCATGCGAGGATGTTTCTCTACACTGGACACAGGAGCGTCGAGCCTCTTCATCAAGTCCTTCAGCCGCACAGCGAGGTGGAGAGAGGCTGTCAACATCCTGCATGAGATGAAG GTCGTCACCCCGTCACCACGCAACTATGGCGATGTCATTGCAGCAGCCATGTTACACGGCGACATGACGACTGCCTGGGCTCTTTATGATGAATTAATTGAAAATGGACTGAGTCCACAACAGGATACGTGGGAGACTCTGTTTAAAGGAGTGAAGAGGACTACAGAGGTGGAAGCAGACAACATCTCTCACTCTGAATATGAGGAGAGGCTGCGGGGGATTCTGAGTGGCATGAGGAACAACCAGATCTACCCGCAGTACAACCTTGTCAGCAGCATCAAGTCGTGGTTTGAGAG TCTCCCAGGACAGAAATGGACAGGAAACTGGACCAGTGCCACCCCGAA gggtcTGTGTAGGTGTTGCGGGTCAGAGTTGGAGTCCATTCAGCTCACTACTGATGAATACCAAGAACTCAAAGACAGAGTGATGACGGACATCATTCAGGGACGAGATGTTTTTAACAAGACTACAccagag GAGCTGGAGCTTTTCAAAGAGTTTGTGAAGAGGAGACCGTCTTTTGATGTGGTCGTGGACGGACTGAATGTAGCGAACGCCAACAAGGACAGGAGCAAGCAGTCAGCGACG ttgttGGCAGTGGTGTCAGAGCTGGAGCGTCAGGGTCTGACCGTGCTCGTGCTGGGGAGGAAACACATGCTGCGGCCCTCAAAATCCTGGGAGAGGCACAACATGAATCTTATCCAACGAAAAGCCCATTGCTTTTTCACTGACAACAT TCTGGGAATCACTGTCGGTTCGTGA
- the fam177a1 gene encoding protein FAM177A1 has product MADLQLFLTNVNVSLTQTVESEKSAGGTMADFESVEMGDSAGSQGRAKIPRRTIYFASGETMEEFSTDEEDEEEEEEKPLKKDVVTVDPAKLTWGPYFWFQMWRMTTSTISVCDYMGERLASLFGITTPKYQYAIDEYYRIKKEEEEEEEENRMAEEAERHFAEQQRGELDAAHPATVEQPEASRASFVNISFELESDSPLNTPDANRVPSPLPS; this is encoded by the exons ATGGCAGATTTGCAgttgtttttaacaaatgtcAACGTTTCCCTGACACAAACTGTTGAAAGCGAAAAG AGTGCAGGCGGGACGATGGCAGACTTTGAGAGTGTGGAGATGGGAGACTCAGCAGGGAGTCAGGGGAGAGCGAAGATCCCCAGAAGGACCATCTACTTTGCGAGTGGCGAGACCATGGAGGAGTTCAGCACTgacgaagaggacgaggaggaagaggaggagaaacctTTGAAGAAAGACGTCGTCACCGTGGATCCA gCAAAATTGACGTGGGGCCCATATTTCTGGTTCCAAATGTGGAGAATGACCACCTCCACCATCTCAG tgtgtgactaCATGGGAGAGAGACTGGCCTCTCTCTTTGGAATCACTACACCAAAGTACCAGTATGCTATTGATGAGTACTACCGAATAAAGAAAGAG gaggaagaggaagaggaggagaatcGTATGGCTGAAGAAGCGGAGCGTCATTTTGCAGAACAGCAGAGAGGTGAGCTGGATGCTGCTCATCCTGCCACCGTGGAGCAGCCAGAGGCGTCCAGAGCGTCCTTCGTCAACATTAGCTTTGAGCTGGAATCTGACTCTCCTCTCAACACTCCAGACGCCAACAGAGTCCCATCCCCGCTTCCCTCCTGA
- the ppp2r3c gene encoding serine/threonine-protein phosphatase 2A regulatory subunit B'' subunit gamma → MAEEEPPHWSDILKRRIMNFKKDERSEEEKKAEETKLFTKYYTEWKGGKDGDESYKSIPRFYYRLPADDEVLLQKLREESRAVFLQRKSRELLDNEELQNLWFLLDKHQVPPLSGDEAMISYEAYLQVGDKAGPKCNKFFTARVYAKLLHNDPYGRISIMQFFNYVMRKVWLHQTRIGLSLYDVAGQGYLRESDLENYILELIPTLPQLDGLEKSFYSFYVCTAVRKFFFFLDPLRTGKIKIQDILACSFLDDLLELRDEELSKESQESNWFSAPSALRVYGQYLNLDKDHNGMLSKEELSRYGTATLTPVFLDRVFQEYLTYDGEMDYKTYLDFVLALENRKEPAALQYIFKLLDMENQGYLNVFSLNYFFRAIQEQMKLHGQEPVTFQDVKDEIFDMVKPKDPYKITLQDLVNSCQGDTVSSILIDLNGFWTYENREVLVTNDTDSSNTADLDDS, encoded by the exons ATGGCTGAAGAAGAACCGCCTCACTGGTCGGATATTTTGAAAAGGAGGATAATGAACTTCAAAAAAG ATGAGAGAAgcgaagaggaaaagaaagcagaggagacGAAACTTTTCACAAAGTATTACACAGAGTGGAAGGGAGGCAAAGACGGAGACGAGTCCTACAAGAGCATCCCACGGTTCTACTACAGG CTACCAGCAGATGATGAAGTGTTACTTCAGAAGTTGAGAGAGGAATCCAGAGCTGTTTTCCTCCAGAGGAAGAGCAGAGAACTGCTTGATAATGAGGAACTgcag AATCTGTGGTTCCTGCTCGATAAGCACCAGGTTCCTCCACTGAGTGGAGATGAAGCCATGATCAGCTATGAAGCGTACCTGCAGGTGGGGGACAAGGCTGGGCCCAAGTGCAA cAAATTCTTTACAGCTAGAGTTTACGCCAAGCTGCTCCACAACGACCCTTACGGCAGAATCTCCATCATGCAGTTCTTTAACTATGTCATGAGGAAAG tgtgGCTGCATCAGACCCGGATAGGTCTGAGTCTGTATGACGTGGCAGGGCAGGGCTACCTTAGAGAGTCG GATTTGGAGAACTACATCCTGGAGCTCATTCCCACTCTGCCTCAGCTTGACGGACTGGAGAAGTCCTTCTACTCTTTCTACGTCTGCACTGCTGTTCGCaagttctttttcttccttgaCCCACTTCGAACTG gaaAGATTAAAATCCAGGATATATTGGCTTGCAGTTTTCTGGATGATTTATTGGag CTGAGAGATGAGGAGTTATCTAAGGAGAGTCAGGAGTCCAACTGGTTCTCGGCACCATCAGCTCTCAGAGTCTACG GTCAGTACCTCAACCTGGATAAGGACCATAACGGCATGTTGAGCAAAGAGGAGCTTTCACGCTACGGCACAGCGACTCTCACTCCAGTCTTCCTGGACAGAGTGTTTCAGGAGTATCTCACCTACGATGGAGAAATG GACTATAAGACCTACCTAGACTTTGTATTGGCCTTGGAAAACAGGAAGGAGCCCGCAGCACTGCAGTACATCTTTAAACTTCTGGATATGGAGAATCAAGGATACTTGAATGTCTTCTCTCTCAACTACTTCTTCAGG GCCATTCAGGAGCAGATGAAGCTGCACGGTCAGGAGCCGGTCACCTTCCAGGATGTCAAG GATGAGATCTTTGACATGGTGAAGCCTAAGGACCCATATAAAATCACTCTGCAAGATTTGGTAAACAGTTGCCAGGGCGACACCGTCAGTAGCATCCTGATCGACCTGAACGGCTTCTGGACGTATGAGAACAGGGAAGTGTTGGTCACTAACGACACTGACAGCAGTAACACAGCTGATCTCGATGACTCCTGA
- the prorp gene encoding mitochondrial ribonuclease P catalytic subunit isoform X1, translating to MGLNFLSKVLICLRARQCFLNELKSSQLLPTSRCLSSRDSNSNSGGRQNTAGQNRDGHRGMKYNIIRPRQGTLWEDSLDRGDNGFTGKRKQSIPKSVFSAGTAKRTAEMLKKKTALAAEDEEEPEKELDVKATRRAGKLQPPDRPLTIVEWRELKESVGNLPRFDIKMIGALFSSGAELGIAKSLLTFVAMETGTLSYELLLRYLTLCVRGGHDAEVFDVYGIMRGCFSTLDTGASSLFIKSFSRTARWREAVNILHEMKVVTPSPRNYGDVIAAAMLHGDMTTAWALYDELIENGLSPQQDTWETLFKGVKRTTEVEADNISHSEYEERLRGILSGMRNNQIYPQYNLVSSIKSWFESLPGQKWTGNWTSATPKGLCRCCGSELESIQLTTDEYQELKDRVMTDIIQGRDVFNKTTPEELELFKEFVKRRPSFDVVVDGLNVANANKDRSKQSATLLAVVSELERQGLTVLVLGRKHMLRPSKSWERHNMNLIQRKAHCFFTDNISEDDPFLLYATLQSGNHCRFVSRDLMRDHKACLPDGATRRLFFKWQRGHQLVLDGQVAAGRMVRFQSVPSYDTIVQTSGDSWHIPYDNTEDRTTYEVPQQWLCLIRGSNSTQ from the exons ATGGGTCTCAACTTCTTATCTAAAGTCCTAATATGCTTGAGAGCCCGACAGTGTTTTCTGAATGAGTTAAAGTCATCACAGCTTCTTCCCACGTCACGCTGTCTGAGCTCCAGAGACTCAAACTCCAACTCAGGGGGCAGACAAAATACTGCCGGACAAAACAGGGATGGACACAGAGGAATGAAATATAACATCATCAGACCAAGACAGGGGACATTATGGGAAGACTCACTGGATAGAGGAGATAATGGCTTCACTGGAAAACGGAAACAGTCCATCCCCAaatctgtgttttctgctgGGACAGCGAAAAGGACGGCAGAGAtgctgaagaagaaaacagctcTGGCTgcggaggatgaagaggagccAGAGAAGGAGCTTGACGTGAAAGCAACTAGACGAGCAG GAAAGCTGCAGCCTCCTGATCGACCACTTACCATCGTCGAGTGGAGGGAGCTGAAGGAGTCTGTGGGAAATCTGCCACGCTTTGACATCAAGATGATTGGTGCACTGTTTTCCTCTGGAGCAGAGCTGGGGATTGCCAA GTCTCTGCTGACAtttgttgccatggaaacggGAACTCTGTCCTATGAGCTGTTATTACGGTACCTCacgctgtgtgtgcgtggcggTCATGATGCTGAGGTGTTTGATGTCTATGGAATCATGCGAGGATGTTTCTCTACACTGGACACAGGAGCGTCGAGCCTCTTCATCAAGTCCTTCAGCCGCACAGCGAGGTGGAGAGAGGCTGTCAACATCCTGCATGAGATGAAG GTCGTCACCCCGTCACCACGCAACTATGGCGATGTCATTGCAGCAGCCATGTTACACGGCGACATGACGACTGCCTGGGCTCTTTATGATGAATTAATTGAAAATGGACTGAGTCCACAACAGGATACGTGGGAGACTCTGTTTAAAGGAGTGAAGAGGACTACAGAGGTGGAAGCAGACAACATCTCTCACTCTGAATATGAGGAGAGGCTGCGGGGGATTCTGAGTGGCATGAGGAACAACCAGATCTACCCGCAGTACAACCTTGTCAGCAGCATCAAGTCGTGGTTTGAGAG TCTCCCAGGACAGAAATGGACAGGAAACTGGACCAGTGCCACCCCGAA gggtcTGTGTAGGTGTTGCGGGTCAGAGTTGGAGTCCATTCAGCTCACTACTGATGAATACCAAGAACTCAAAGACAGAGTGATGACGGACATCATTCAGGGACGAGATGTTTTTAACAAGACTACAccagag GAGCTGGAGCTTTTCAAAGAGTTTGTGAAGAGGAGACCGTCTTTTGATGTGGTCGTGGACGGACTGAATGTAGCGAACGCCAACAAGGACAGGAGCAAGCAGTCAGCGACG ttgttGGCAGTGGTGTCAGAGCTGGAGCGTCAGGGTCTGACCGTGCTCGTGCTGGGGAGGAAACACATGCTGCGGCCCTCAAAATCCTGGGAGAGGCACAACATGAATCTTATCCAACGAAAAGCCCATTGCTTTTTCACTGACAACAT TTCAGAGGATGACCCCTTCTTGCTGTACGCCACTTTGCAGTCTGGGAATCACTGTCGGTTCGTGAGTAGGGACCTGATGAGGGACCACAAAGCCTGTCTGCCCGACGGAGCCACGAGACGGCTCTTCTTCAAGTGGCAGAGAGGACACCAGCTGGTGTTGGATGGACAGGTTGCAGCAGGAAGGATGGTCCGATTTcag agTGTTCCCAGCTATGACACCATTGTCCAAACTTCAGGAGACTCGTGGCACATTCCCTATGATAACACAGAGGACAGGACCACCTACGAAGTGCCACAGCAATGGCTTTGCCTCATCCGAGGCTCCAACAGCACACAGTGA